The genomic stretch TGAACCTATCAAAATCATTAAGGTTAGCCCTAGTCTTCCTAACAATGAGCTTTCTTCCCCAGGAACTCTTCTCCCACTTGTTCTTGACATCAGCATCCTCCATGGCTTTAATCAGCTCCTTCTTCTTCGGCACCCTCTTTATGTCAACCTTGAGGTCCGTCAATGACAGTCTCTTGAAGTTCACTTGTGACCTAACCATGTCAGGTGCATCAACCAGAGCCTGCGTGCGCCATCAAAACGACGTTACCCAGATGCGTTTTGGGGAAACGGGCGAAATGGGGTTTGTTGAATTGGGAAAAAGGTTAGAACTTTAG from Arachis stenosperma cultivar V10309 chromosome 9, arast.V10309.gnm1.PFL2, whole genome shotgun sequence encodes the following:
- the LOC130948005 gene encoding probable 60S ribosomal protein L14 yields the protein MPFKRFIEIGRVALINYGKEHGRLVVIVDVIDQNRALVDAPDMVRSQVNFKRLSLTDLKVDIKRVPKKKELIKAMEDADVKNKWEKSSWGRKLIVRKTRANLNDFDRFKLMLVKIKKAAVVRQELAKLKKISA